A portion of the Clupea harengus chromosome 18, Ch_v2.0.2, whole genome shotgun sequence genome contains these proteins:
- the LOC105904536 gene encoding uncharacterized protein LOC105904536, translated as MSHSLNMEGTAKQQQEHNNDCQTNKTEHWLLKFAEMVGQSICQKHKDELDLWRPTCFFCACQEDELFPKLMQVFLKKKITPSGEKDGDERHSDDKEPSTASTSQDIIMQNLSLGQKRSLPNENDGEVQSTASASEVLSKQNLSLGQKRSRPNEDDGEVHSTATTSTSEDSWVHVARSDCDEMPSEDKQYSTTSNSEGPSAKTYYTLAPGKSAEYSKDIKTWLKHLSEVKSIQSCDMILATCMVVSRVGTDVEAALKDIPEAKPTILVVMHHTFDPDCVLPDSSRFTKREDMLIVDCLFNEDNGLLRCERNGIAQSTMLKWINAKVSIKETPWTVSSFFGWS; from the exons ATGAGTCACAGTCTGAACATGGAAGGTACTGCTAAACAACAGCAGGAACACAATAATGACTGTCAGACGAACAAGACAGA ACACTGGCTACTCAAATTCGCTGAAATGGTAGGACAGAGTATCTGTCAGAAGCACAAAGACGAACTGGACCTCTGGAGGCCAACCTGTTTTTTTTGCGCTTGTCAAGAAGATGAGCTATTTCCCAAGCTAATGCAG GtgtttctgaagaaaaaaataacaccGTCTGGGGAAAAAG ATGGTGACGAGAGACATTCTGATGACAAGGAACCCTCCACTGCCTCTACCTCTCAAG ATATCATCATGCAGAATTTAAGCCTTGGCCAGAAAAGAAGTCTGCCTAATGAGAATGATGGTGAAGTCCAATCCACCGCCTCCGCCTCTGAAG TTCTTAGTAAGCAGAATTTAAGCCTTGGCCAGAAAAGAAGTCGACCTAATGAGGATGATGGTGAAGTCCACtccaccgccaccacctccacctctgaaG ATTCATGGGTTCATGTGGCCcggtcagattgtgatgaaatgcCTTCTGAAGACAAGCAATACTCCACCACCTCTAACTCTGAAG GGCCTTCAGCGAAGACATATTACACTCTTGCTCCTGGAAAGTCGGCAGAATACTCTAAGGATATCAAAACATGGCTCAAACACCTGTCTGAAGTGAAATCGATACAGAGTTGTGATATGATCCTGGCTACCTGCATGGTTGTGTCTCGTGTTGGAACAGATGTTGAAGCAGCACTGAAAGACATCCCTG AAGCCAAGCCGACCATTCTGGTGGTTATGCACCATACCTTTGATCCTGATTGTGTACTACCAGACAGCAGTAGGTTTACCAAAAGGGAGGACATGCTCATTGTGGACTGTCTGTTTAATGAGGATAATGGATTATTGAGATGTGAAAGAAATGGCATTGCACAATCTACAATGCTGAAATGGATCAACGCAAAG GTGTCCATTAAAGAAACACCATGGACTGTTTCCTCATTCTTTGGTTGGTCCTGA